A region of Silurus meridionalis isolate SWU-2019-XX chromosome 15, ASM1480568v1, whole genome shotgun sequence DNA encodes the following proteins:
- the pcsk1 gene encoding LOW QUALITY PROTEIN: neuroendocrine convertase 1 (The sequence of the model RefSeq protein was modified relative to this genomic sequence to represent the inferred CDS: inserted 1 base in 1 codon), with protein sequence MEVRCRAPAVAVMMLRATLALLLCVVGARSQRQYLNEWAVEVPGGIDAARTIADELGYELVRQIGALENHYLFKNHYHPSRNKRSAEHITKRLSEDDRVSWAEQQYEMKRXKRAPLGAECKDCSVDKLFDDPMWNQQWYLQDTRTSSSLPKLDLHVIPVWKKGITGKGVVITVLDDGLEWNHTDIYPNYDPEASYDFNDNNPDPFPRYDSTNENKHGTRCAGEIAMQADNNKCGVGVAYNSKVGGIRMLDGIVTDAIEASSIGFNPNHVDIYSASWGPNDDGKTVEGPGRLAQKAFEYGIQKGRGGKGSIFVWASGNGGRQGDNCDCDGYTDSIFTISISSASQQGLSPWYAEKCSSTLATAYSSGDYTDQRITSADLHNECTETHTGTSASAPLAAGIFALALEQNPDLTWRDLQHLVVWTSEFDPLANNPGWKRNGAGLMVNSRFGFGLLNAKALVDLADPKVWKHVPEKKQCIVRDDTFQPRPLKAAGEISIEIPTKACTGQTNAIGSLEHVQVEASIEYTRRGDLHITLTSPSGTTTVLLAERERDTSSNGFRNWAFMSVHTWGENPTGTWTLKITDTSGRMENEGQILSWKLILHGTSEKPEHMKKPRVYTSYNAVQNDRRGVEHVEGMMEEATTSPIKPEKPRAPAKVTFSTPDSASGPEEKPALSQSSTSPSLALLQLLQSAFNRQTPAIYPHSMASLGRAETRDRISKQKLLEAMDWLKQDTVPENNLYNDYTDNFYRAQAYRHRDDRLMQALFDMLEREQQ encoded by the exons ATGGAAGTGAGATGTCGGGCTCCGGCAGTGGCGGTGATGATGCTGCGCGCGACTCTGGCGCTTCTGCTGTGCGTGGTGGGCGCGCGCTCTCAGCGACAGTACCTGAACGAATGGGCCGTGGAGGTACCCGGGGGAATAGACGCTGCCCGGACCATCGCCGACGAGCTCGGCTACGAGTTAGTGCGACAG ATTGGGGCCCTAGAGAaccattatttattcaaaaatcaCTATCATCCTAGCAGGAACAAAAGAAGTGCAGAGCACATTACCAAAAGGCTGTCAGAAGATGACAGG GTGTCTTGGGCAGAGCAGCAGTATGAAATGAAGC AGAAACGTGCTCCTCTAGGGGCAGAATGTAAAGACTGCTCTGTGGACAAACTCTTTGACGACCCAATGTGGAACCAGCAGTGGTACCTG CAAGACACGCGGACGTCGTCATCGTTGCCGAAGCTGGACCTCCATGTGATCCCTGTGTGGAAGAAAGGTATCACGGGTAAAGGCGTGGTCATCACCGTGCTGGATGACGGCCTAGAATGGAACCACACCGACATCTACCCCAATTAC GATCCCGAGGCCAGTTACGATTTCAATGACAACAATCCTGATCCTTTCCCCAGATACGACTCCACCAATGAGAACAA ACATGGAACAAGATGTGCAGGGGAAATCGCAATGCAAGCAGACAACAACAAATGCGGTGTCGGAGTTGCGTACAACTCGAAAGTCGGAG GTATCCGAATGTTGGATGGAATCGTGACCGATGCCATTGAGGCAAGCTCAATAGGCTTTAACCCCAACCACGTTGACATCTACAGCGCCAGTTGGGGGCCAAATGATGACGGCAAAACTGTAGAAGGGCCGGGCCGCCTGGCACAAAAAGCGTTCGAGTATGGCATCCAGAAG GGTCGTGGTGGAAAGGGCTCCATCTTTGTTTGGGCGTCGGGTAACGGTGGACGTCAGGGTGATAACTGTGATTGTGATGGGTATACGGACAGCATCTTTACCATCTCTATCAGCAGTGCGTCACAGCAGGGCCTGTCGCCCTGGTACGCTGAGAAATGCTCATCCACCCTCGCTACCGCCTACAGCAGTGGAGACTACACTGACCAGAGGATT ACCAGTGCTGACCTTCACAATGAatgcacagagacacacactggAACATCTGCGTCTGCTCCACTGGCAGCTGGGATATTCGCTCTGGCATTAGAACAGAA TCCTGATCTAACATGGCGAGACCTGCAGCACTTGGTGGTCTGGACGTCTGAGTTCGATCCTCTGGCAAATAACCCTGGCTGGAAGAGGAACGGCGCGGGTCTCATGGTGAACAGCCGATTCGGTTTCGGCTTGCTCAACGCTAAAGCTCTGGTAGACCTGGCCGATCCCAAAGTGTGGAAGCACGTGCCTGAGAAGAAGCAATGCATCGTGAGGGATGACACCTTCCAGCCGAG GCCTCTGAAGGCAGCAGGAGAGATCAGCATTGAGATACCCACTAAAGCTTGTACTGGCCAGACAAATGCGATTGGCTCATTAGAGCATGTGCAGGTAGAGGCAAGCATTGAGTACACCAGGAGAGGAGACCTCCATATAACGCTCACTTCTCCTTCAG GAACTACTACAGTGCTCTTGGCTGAAAGGGAAAGGGACACTTCGTCTAATGGCTTCAGGAACTGGGCCTTCATGTCTGTGCACACCTGGGGAGAAAATCCTACCGGCACATGGACCCTGAAGATCACCGACACG tcagggaggatggaaaATGAAGGGCAGATCCTAAGCTGGAAGCTGATCCTGCACGGGACCTCAGAGAAGCCGGAGCACATGAAAAAGCCGAGAGTGTACACATCGTACAACGCGGTACAGAACGACCGCAGGGGAGTGGAACACGTGGAGGGCATGATGGAG GAGGCTACCACTTCTCCCATCAAACCTGAGAAGCCCCGGGCTCCAGCTAAAGTCACTTTCTCTACTCCTGATTCTGCTTCTGGCCCAGAAGAAAAGCCTGCTTTGTCGCAGTCTTCCACTTCTCCCAGTTTAGCGCTGCTCCAACTTCTCCAATCAGCTTTTAACAGGCAGACCCCTGCAATCTATCCTCACTCTATGGCTTCTCTCGGCCGCGCAGAAACCCGAGACAGGATCTCTAAGCAGAAGTTGCTTGAAGCCATGGACTGGCTCAAACAGGACACAGTTCCTGAGAACAACTTGTACAACGACTACACTGACAACTTCTACAGAGCACAAGCTTATCGGCACAGAGATGACCGGCTGATGCAGGCTCTGTTTGACATGCTTGAAAGAGAGCAGCAGTGA